Below is a window of Trueperaceae bacterium DNA.
CAATGATAGACGTAGCTATAGAGTTTGATAAACCAATCAGAATCGGTGTGAATTGGGGTTCTTTAGATCAGGATCTACTAAAAAATCTCATGGATCGCAATGCCTCCCTTTCAAATCCCCAAGAGGCAAACGAAGTACTCATCGAAGCAATGATTGAATCCGCTTTAAGGTCAGCAGATCTTGCTCAACGTCGGGGTCTTGGGCGGGACAAAATAGTTATCAGCGCTAAGGTCTCACGAGTTTGGGATCTATGGAGTGTTTATCGGCAACTTGCGCAACGTTGCGAATATCCGCTTCATGTAGGGCTCACAGAGGCAGGTATGGACACCAAAGGGATTGTGTCTAGTACGGCTGGAATCACCACCCTCCTGGCAGAAGGTATTGGGGACACGATTCGTGTTTCGCTTACTCCTCAACCGGGTGCCCCACGAGATCGTGAGGTGCAGGTGTCCCAAGAGATACTCCAGGCCCTAGATATACGAAATTTTGTTCCAACGGTGACTGCCTGCCCAGGTTGTGGGCGTACCACGAGTACTCTATTCCAAGAAATGGCAAGAGACATTCAAGTTTATTTAAAGGAAATGATGCCCTCCTGGAAAGAAATATACCCAGGCGTTGAAGGGCTTAGGGTAGCAGTGATGGGTTGCGTTGTTAATGGTCCGGGAGAGTCTAAGCATGCTGATATAGGAGTTTCTCTTCCTGGTACAGGAGAATCACCTCGGGCTCCGGTCTACCAAGATGGCAAACTTGTTGCGACGCTCCAAGGGAGAAATATTGCCCAACAGTTCAACCAGATGGTCCAGGATTACGTGGAAAATCGGTATGGAGTGACTTCTGATGTTGACAGTAACTAAAAACCGCAATAAAGACCGATATTACCCTAGTTTTGGGGGTAAGCCTTGCGGCCATTAGGTTCTGGTAGATCTTTAGTGAGTCTCCAAGCGGCCATTAATTATGCCCAGGGCGTAACCCGGGAACACTCTAGTACGTTCTTTTTTGGGTCGAAGTTCTTCGGACGAAATACTCGGATCGCTATCCAGATTATATACGCGGCTTGTAGAAGTGGCGATGACTCTGTTGACGAGGCTTGCAATCGTGATGATGCCAAATCACGACTTGCTTTATGGTGGCAGGTAATTAACCAAGCTTATGGAGACGAACGGTGTCTTGAGGACCCTTTAGCTGTTGGCTTACGTTGGGTTGTTGAGCGTTTCCCGATACCATTTTCAGCCTTTGAGGAACTCCACCTCGGGCTCCTCAGCGACATTTCTTTTAAGCAATTTAAGTCATGTGATGAACTTATGGTTTATTGCCGTCGTGTTGCTGGCGTGATTGGATTGCTCGTTACTCCGATCACTGGTTATCGGGGTGGTCCCGAGACTCTGGATTATGCAGTAGCTCTTGGTAATGCTATGCAACTCACTAACATTTTGAGGGATGTCGGTGAGGATCTTAATAATGGTCGTTGTTATCTTCCAGACGAACTCCTAGAAAAATATGATGTTTCGGTGGACGATCTTTCTCAAGGAAGGGCTACTAAGGGGTACTTCGCCTTACTTGAAGAACTTATAGGAAAGGCTAAAGGGTTGTACCGTATCGGTTGGAAAGGTATACCCCGCCTTCACGGTAGCGCCGGCATAGCGGTTGGAATTGCGGCTCTCAGCTATGAAGGCATTCTGACCAAATTAGAAAACAACCAATACAATAATCTCACGCAGCGTGCTCACTTAAAGCCCGTTGAAAGGGTTTCCGTTATCCCGAGAGTTTTATTAGAGATTTTCGTGAGAACAAGAGCTAGTTGACGCCTTATCATTGTATTGTTGTTAGTTTTCCGCTGCGATTATTATTGCTTCGCATAGGCGCCGTTCTAGATTTCCAGGAATGCACTTTTTAGATTCCGATAAAGAGGTTCAATCGTAGGCGTGTCATGGCCGGAGTACAGATACGTTGATTTTGTAGACCTTAACGTTAATAAGTGTGCTGAAGCTTTATTAGAGGTCATGGGTATGAGCTGTCAGCCCAAAAAAGCGGGAGCTCTATTGTTCACAACTTAATTATGACAGCATCGGTCAGTAGTTTCTTAGGTTGCCTATTAGTTCTTTTTAATTGAGTCTATGGAGTGAGTTATTACTGAATGTTGGCAGATATACCCTGCTTCACATGTTTAGAAAGGCACAACCTACAAATTCTCTTAAATCGGCGATAGGATGAAGGAGTGCCGGACTTTGACGTAATTACTATTGGAGCAGGCCACAACGCACTGGTTGCTTCTGCCTATCTGGCTCAGGCAGGTTATAAAGTTGCTGTGTTCGAAAGGCGCTCTCAGGTGGGTGGTGCCGTATCAACCAAGGAAATCGTACCTGGTTATCAGTTCGATTTAGGCGGAAGTGC
It encodes the following:
- a CDS encoding 4-hydroxy-3-methylbut-2-en-1-yl diphosphate synthase, which codes for MKRMIKAPRRTTPTVWIGGIPVGSDHPVVVQSMTNTDTADVVATANQVVRLAEAGSEIVRITINNTESARAVPQIRDLIADQGKPVPLVGDFHYNGHILLKENPQAAEGLAKYRINPGNVGVGNRHDTNFLTMIDVAIEFDKPIRIGVNWGSLDQDLLKNLMDRNASLSNPQEANEVLIEAMIESALRSADLAQRRGLGRDKIVISAKVSRVWDLWSVYRQLAQRCEYPLHVGLTEAGMDTKGIVSSTAGITTLLAEGIGDTIRVSLTPQPGAPRDREVQVSQEILQALDIRNFVPTVTACPGCGRTTSTLFQEMARDIQVYLKEMMPSWKEIYPGVEGLRVAVMGCVVNGPGESKHADIGVSLPGTGESPRAPVYQDGKLVATLQGRNIAQQFNQMVQDYVENRYGVTSDVDSN
- a CDS encoding phytoene synthase, whose product is MRPLGSGRSLVSLQAAINYAQGVTREHSSTFFFGSKFFGRNTRIAIQIIYAACRSGDDSVDEACNRDDAKSRLALWWQVINQAYGDERCLEDPLAVGLRWVVERFPIPFSAFEELHLGLLSDISFKQFKSCDELMVYCRRVAGVIGLLVTPITGYRGGPETLDYAVALGNAMQLTNILRDVGEDLNNGRCYLPDELLEKYDVSVDDLSQGRATKGYFALLEELIGKAKGLYRIGWKGIPRLHGSAGIAVGIAALSYEGILTKLENNQYNNLTQRAHLKPVERVSVIPRVLLEIFVRTRAS